From the Desulfovibrio sp. JY genome, one window contains:
- a CDS encoding PAS domain-containing protein has product MADTLPLFGDPAFVGALLDASPDLFFYKDAASFVYRFANKAFCELFGLSLEAVAGQTDFALFEKESAERHRQADLTVLRTGRFGAFEYEVVGGGRSVWLEVFKTPVRDASGGIRGIFGTARNITTHKRLEAASRNARLELEKDAAARAEDLRRVNAELRRQMAERSKVEKALEESLRTVNLILENSPIGITFVADRVVQRANPTFHELFAMPPDTVAGRSTADFYPDRETYEAFGREFYPVLGRGRRVDTVRPMRRADGTEFWCRIIGQVLFPDRPQAGSIWLMEDVTERRLAEEATLAAERLKREFADNMSHEVRTPLNGILGMAELLLATDLTEEQRGLVATLKESAGNLTELLESILDFSRLDADSEATRNTPFNINNIIQGAVNSFGSSALQKGLSLTWRIEPGAPDMVVGDGAGLRRVLAALLSNAIKFTVQGGVEVAVSVGADCREAAPAATDGVVMVSFAVRDTGVGLPADQLETVFEPFRQADGSKTRHYGGAGLGLAIARKVATAMGGSLTVESLPGGGSVFCFTAPFTLPRGEDAPAP; this is encoded by the coding sequence ATGGCCGATACCCTACCGCTGTTCGGTGATCCCGCGTTTGTCGGGGCGTTGCTCGACGCCTCGCCGGACCTTTTTTTCTACAAGGACGCGGCCTCCTTCGTCTACCGGTTTGCCAACAAGGCCTTTTGTGAGCTTTTCGGGCTATCCTTGGAGGCCGTGGCCGGGCAGACGGATTTCGCGCTTTTCGAGAAGGAAAGCGCCGAGCGCCATCGGCAGGCTGATCTCACCGTTCTGCGTACGGGACGTTTCGGCGCCTTCGAATACGAGGTGGTGGGCGGCGGGCGGTCGGTTTGGCTCGAGGTGTTCAAGACGCCCGTGCGCGACGCTTCCGGCGGCATACGGGGCATCTTCGGCACGGCGCGCAATATCACGACCCACAAGCGGCTCGAAGCGGCGTCCCGAAACGCGCGCCTCGAACTGGAAAAGGATGCGGCCGCCCGGGCCGAGGACCTGCGCCGCGTCAACGCGGAACTGCGCCGGCAGATGGCCGAACGCAGCAAGGTGGAAAAGGCCCTGGAAGAGTCCCTGCGCACCGTCAATCTGATCTTGGAAAACAGCCCCATCGGCATCACCTTCGTTGCCGATCGCGTGGTGCAGCGGGCCAACCCGACCTTTCACGAACTGTTCGCCATGCCCCCGGATACGGTGGCCGGACGGTCGACCGCCGATTTCTATCCCGACCGCGAGACCTACGAGGCCTTTGGCCGGGAGTTTTATCCGGTCCTTGGACGCGGGCGGCGCGTGGACACGGTGCGGCCCATGCGGCGCGCCGACGGCACGGAGTTCTGGTGCCGCATCATCGGCCAGGTGCTTTTCCCGGACAGGCCCCAGGCCGGCTCCATCTGGCTCATGGAGGACGTGACCGAGCGCCGTCTGGCCGAGGAGGCCACCTTGGCCGCCGAGCGCCTCAAGCGGGAATTCGCGGACAACATGTCCCACGAGGTGCGCACGCCGCTCAATGGCATCCTGGGCATGGCCGAACTGCTGCTGGCCACCGACCTGACCGAAGAGCAGCGGGGATTGGTGGCGACGCTCAAGGAGTCGGCCGGCAACCTCACCGAACTTCTGGAAAGCATCCTCGATTTTTCGCGCTTGGACGCCGACTCCGAGGCGACCCGGAATACGCCCTTCAACATCAACAACATCATCCAGGGCGCGGTCAATTCCTTCGGGTCCTCGGCTCTGCAAAAGGGCTTGTCCCTGACCTGGCGCATCGAGCCCGGCGCGCCGGACATGGTCGTTGGCGATGGGGCGGGGCTGCGGCGCGTGCTGGCGGCGCTCCTCAGTAACGCCATCAAATTTACGGTCCAGGGCGGGGTGGAGGTGGCCGTCTCTGTGGGCGCGGATTGCCGGGAAGCGGCACCCGCGGCAACGGACGGGGTGGTCATGGTGTCCTTTGCCGTGCGCGACACGGGCGTCGGCCTGCCCGCCGACCAGTTGGAAACCGTTTTCGAGCCCTTCCGCCAGGCCGACGGCAGCAAGACCCGGCATTACGGTGGCGCGGGCCTGGGGCTGGCCATCGCCCGGAAAGTGGCCACGGCCATGGGCGGAAGCCTGACCGTGGAAAGCCTGCCCGGTGGCGGCAGCGTTTTTTGTTTCACCGCGCCGTTCACGTTGCCCCGGGGAGAGGACGCGCCCGCGCCTTGA
- a CDS encoding AraC family transcriptional regulator gives MPRRAASFAPELLRRRDDPDLPGLEARLAAYRRQVFSRHIHDAWCVGLILSGATRVRRSGGLGRITAGETALIAPGEPHACNPEPDGRLAYVMFFLGREAVRLAAIGDEPAFRAPLVRDPLLAALLAGLYRAMATRRCRLEKQSLLCLALTPLFSGTDRLPRPCGRGLGRVREYLREHWRDKVSLAELAALAGHSPTHVLRLFKREYGLPPHAYQNFLRVERAKALLAGTDLPAAAVAQEVGFADQSHLIRTFTPQVGATPNQYRLSLRRAFPRP, from the coding sequence ATGCCGCGCCGCGCCGCCTCCTTTGCTCCAGAACTGCTGCGTCGTCGGGACGATCCCGACCTGCCCGGGCTCGAGGCCCGTCTGGCCGCCTACCGTCGGCAGGTCTTTTCCCGCCACATTCACGATGCCTGGTGCGTGGGCCTGATTCTTTCCGGGGCCACGCGGGTCCGGCGGTCCGGCGGCCTCGGCCGTATCACCGCCGGGGAGACGGCGCTCATCGCTCCGGGCGAGCCCCATGCCTGCAATCCCGAACCGGACGGCAGGCTGGCCTACGTCATGTTTTTCCTGGGGCGCGAGGCGGTGCGGCTTGCCGCCATCGGGGACGAGCCGGCCTTTCGCGCCCCGCTTGTGCGGGACCCGCTCCTGGCCGCGCTCCTGGCCGGGCTCTACCGGGCCATGGCCACACGGCGCTGCCGGTTGGAAAAGCAGTCGCTTTTATGCCTGGCCCTCACGCCTCTTTTTTCCGGGACCGACCGGCTGCCCCGCCCGTGCGGCCGGGGGCTGGGCCGGGTCCGCGAGTATCTCAGGGAGCATTGGCGCGACAAGGTCTCCCTGGCTGAACTGGCCGCGCTGGCCGGGCACAGCCCGACCCATGTGCTGCGTCTGTTCAAGCGGGAATACGGCCTGCCGCCCCATGCCTACCAGAACTTCCTGCGGGTGGAGCGGGCCAAGGCGCTTTTGGCCGGCACGGACCTGCCCGCCGCCGCCGTGGCCCAGGAAGTCGGTTTCGCCGACCAGAGCCATCTGATCCGCACCTTCACGCCCCAGGTCGGGGCCACGCCCAACCAGTACCGCTTGTCCCTGCGACGCGCCTTCCCCCGGCCGTAG
- a CDS encoding DMT family transporter — translation MKNSDKAVAVALVVTLLAWGLSYVWTKVALGAMGPFTLVCVRFSLASGLFGLLFLVTGRRPQRLGRADRWRMFVLALLQPVGHFAFETCGLVYTTASAAALIVAAIPLAVLALAACLGRQRAGAGDLARILVSAGGVSLIILGGGQGGLGGGELVGDLLMLGAVISTAGYVVLGGELVRRLDALTVTFVQLAWGAVLFLPGCLWEVVARGWPAPDGRQLLAVGALTVLAGFAAFLCYNYVLSRLSPARAALWLNAVPVVAAVGAWVTLGERLGGWQLVGGAAVVMAVAVPRVVSLKFGRYRRVV, via the coding sequence TTGAAAAACAGCGATAAGGCCGTGGCCGTGGCCCTGGTCGTCACGCTTCTCGCCTGGGGCCTGTCTTATGTCTGGACCAAGGTGGCGCTTGGGGCCATGGGGCCTTTCACCCTGGTGTGCGTGCGGTTTTCCCTGGCAAGCGGGCTTTTCGGGCTGTTGTTTTTGGTCACGGGACGGCGGCCGCAGCGGCTGGGCCGGGCCGACCGCTGGCGCATGTTCGTTCTGGCCCTGCTCCAGCCGGTCGGGCATTTCGCCTTCGAGACCTGCGGGCTGGTGTACACCACGGCCTCGGCCGCGGCGCTGATCGTGGCCGCCATTCCCCTGGCCGTGCTGGCCCTGGCCGCCTGTCTCGGCCGGCAGCGGGCCGGGGCGGGGGATTTGGCCCGCATCCTCGTCTCGGCCGGGGGCGTTTCGCTGATCATCCTGGGCGGTGGCCAGGGCGGGCTTGGCGGCGGCGAGCTGGTCGGCGATCTGCTGATGCTGGGGGCGGTTATTTCCACGGCCGGCTACGTGGTGCTGGGCGGGGAGCTCGTGCGCCGCCTGGACGCCCTGACCGTTACCTTTGTGCAACTGGCCTGGGGCGCGGTGCTATTTTTGCCGGGTTGTCTGTGGGAAGTCGTCGCGCGGGGCTGGCCGGCTCCCGACGGCAGGCAGCTGCTGGCGGTGGGAGCCCTCACCGTGCTGGCCGGTTTTGCCGCTTTTTTGTGCTACAATTACGTGCTTTCCCGCCTGAGCCCGGCCCGGGCGGCCCTGTGGCTCAACGCCGTGCCCGTGGTGGCGGCTGTCGGGGCCTGGGTGACCCTGGGCGAACGTTTGGGAGGCTGGCAGCTTGTCGGCGGCGCGGCCGTGGTCATGGCCGTGGCCGTGCCCCGAGTCGTGTCCTTGAAGTTCGGAAGATACCGGCGTGTCGTTTAA
- the ybeY gene encoding rRNA maturation RNase YbeY, whose protein sequence is MIGVARGPVQPELPVSRRELGALCRRILTALDLPGRDFDLRLVGDAEMARLNRDYLGLCGPTNVLSFPADDPDRPDYLGEMAVSRDTAVREAFLYGQNPTGHLTRLLAHGFLHLAGFDHGPLMDGLTEAACQAVADADAWAP, encoded by the coding sequence ATGATCGGGGTGGCGCGCGGGCCCGTCCAGCCGGAACTTCCCGTCTCGCGCCGGGAGCTCGGCGCGCTTTGCCGGCGCATCCTTACCGCCCTGGACCTCCCGGGCCGCGACTTCGACCTGCGGCTGGTGGGCGACGCGGAAATGGCGCGGCTCAACCGCGACTATCTGGGGCTTTGCGGCCCGACCAACGTGTTGAGCTTCCCGGCCGACGATCCCGACCGGCCGGACTATCTCGGGGAAATGGCCGTCAGCCGCGACACGGCCGTGCGCGAGGCCTTTCTCTATGGCCAGAACCCGACCGGGCACCTCACCAGGCTTCTGGCCCACGGCTTTCTGCATCTGGCCGGGTTCGACCACGGGCCGCTCATGGACGGGCTGACCGAAGCGGCCTGCCAGGCCGTTGCCGACGCGGATGCCTGGGCCCCTTAA
- a CDS encoding PhoH family protein — protein sequence MMQTLEHERRLEFDDSELARDLFGPHNANIALIAGKSGARLDTRGNAVILRADSEETLAHVANVLVQLYGLLRQGKPVYPADVEQALSVLAKEPEASLNRVYREEGLVVSAKKSVVPKTATQRDYLASIRRHDLVFGIGPAGTGKTYLAVAMGVSFLLERKVKRLILTRPAVEAGEKLGFLPGDMVEKINPYLRPLYDALNDMLDFRKVREMLETGVIEVAPLAFMRGRTLNDALIILDEAQNTTPEQMKMFLTRLGLASKAVVTGDVTQIDLPSRAVSGLIEARRVLANVRGIDFISFSDADVIRHPLVGRIVKAYERDSKQGQTEA from the coding sequence ATGATGCAAACCCTTGAGCACGAACGGCGGCTGGAGTTCGACGACTCGGAGCTGGCCAGGGACCTCTTCGGTCCCCACAACGCCAACATCGCCCTGATCGCCGGCAAATCCGGGGCGCGTCTCGACACCCGCGGCAACGCCGTCATCCTGCGCGCCGATTCCGAGGAAACACTGGCCCACGTGGCCAACGTCCTGGTGCAGCTCTACGGACTCCTGCGCCAGGGCAAGCCCGTCTATCCCGCCGACGTGGAACAGGCGCTCTCCGTCCTGGCCAAGGAACCCGAGGCCAGCCTCAACCGGGTGTACCGGGAGGAAGGGCTGGTGGTTTCGGCCAAAAAGAGCGTGGTGCCCAAGACCGCCACCCAGCGCGACTACCTGGCCTCCATCCGCCGCCACGACCTCGTTTTCGGCATCGGCCCGGCCGGCACCGGCAAGACCTATCTGGCCGTGGCCATGGGCGTGAGCTTCCTGCTCGAACGCAAGGTCAAGCGGCTCATCCTCACCCGGCCGGCGGTGGAAGCCGGCGAGAAGCTCGGATTCCTGCCGGGCGACATGGTGGAGAAGATCAATCCCTACCTGCGCCCGCTCTACGACGCCCTAAACGACATGCTCGACTTCCGGAAAGTGCGGGAAATGCTGGAGACGGGCGTGATCGAGGTGGCCCCGCTGGCCTTCATGCGCGGGCGCACCTTAAACGACGCGCTGATCATCCTGGACGAGGCGCAAAACACCACGCCGGAACAAATGAAGATGTTTCTCACGCGCCTGGGCCTGGCCTCCAAGGCCGTGGTCACCGGCGACGTGACCCAGATCGACCTCCCCTCCCGGGCGGTCTCCGGCCTCATCGAGGCCAGACGCGTGCTCGCGAACGTGCGCGGCATCGATTTCATATCCTTTAGCGACGCGGACGTGATCCGCCATCCCCTTGTGGGAAGGATCGTCAAGGCCTATGAGCGAGATAGCAAACAAGGTCAAACGGAAGCTTAA
- a CDS encoding NFACT RNA binding domain-containing protein, giving the protein MEAVFFRSLARELARVLPGARVEKIFLPSPNVISLALYMPPGGDPAVVGGKKTLYLHVRYGTGRFFLFLSPLKTNQPERAPEAAMRLRKHLRGRRVAGVVADWPHRVLTLVLTGEGPCLVLDPRSFPRLADAPSPPADDRLSWPPLAAVLTDPEIWRDNPQLSPALRRRLAGLPIEQAQAVYASLQSETAAGAFVEMKNGEPEAVWPVSWPDGSKGGREVRAFSSALAAAAAFGEPLAFGEVSGREAAPQSAARTAGKRRLTKALAKLDADEARMRAFIARRADADLIAAQLHVLDKQAKLHALSVTTPDGGRRELALDPSLSVLGNMQKLYHLAAKGERGLTAIAKRRGDLQVAKKYLQGREHVAGTKTPAPPTPAIVSGIAANVYRTSDGFLVLRGKNAKAGEQLLRKASPFDLWLHAAGGPGAHVILRRDHPGREVPRRSLLEAAGLAALASFAGKAGAADVMLAKVADVRRVRGAATGRVTVNNLLETLRVAPDPHLEILREPS; this is encoded by the coding sequence ATGGAGGCCGTCTTTTTTCGCTCCCTGGCCCGGGAACTGGCTCGGGTCCTGCCCGGAGCCCGGGTGGAAAAGATCTTTCTGCCAAGCCCCAACGTCATCTCCCTGGCGTTGTACATGCCGCCCGGCGGCGATCCCGCCGTGGTCGGGGGGAAAAAGACCCTGTACCTCCACGTCAGGTACGGTACGGGGCGTTTCTTCCTGTTTCTCTCGCCCCTGAAGACCAACCAGCCCGAACGCGCCCCGGAAGCGGCCATGCGCCTGCGCAAGCACCTGCGCGGACGACGGGTGGCCGGCGTCGTCGCCGACTGGCCCCACCGCGTCCTGACGCTGGTCCTGACCGGGGAAGGCCCCTGCCTCGTCCTCGATCCCCGGTCCTTTCCCCGTCTGGCCGACGCCCCGTCGCCTCCCGCCGACGACCGGCTCTCCTGGCCGCCGCTTGCGGCTGTGCTGACCGACCCCGAGATATGGCGGGACAATCCCCAGCTCTCCCCGGCCCTGCGACGCCGGCTGGCCGGGCTGCCCATAGAGCAGGCCCAGGCCGTCTATGCCAGCCTCCAAAGCGAGACGGCGGCAGGCGCTTTCGTGGAAATGAAAAACGGCGAGCCCGAGGCCGTCTGGCCCGTGTCCTGGCCGGACGGGTCCAAAGGCGGCCGGGAGGTGCGCGCCTTTTCCTCGGCGCTGGCCGCGGCCGCCGCCTTTGGCGAACCGCTGGCCTTCGGCGAGGTGTCGGGGCGGGAAGCCGCGCCCCAATCCGCCGCCCGGACGGCCGGCAAACGCCGGCTGACCAAGGCCCTGGCCAAACTCGACGCCGACGAGGCGCGCATGCGGGCCTTTATCGCCCGGCGCGCCGACGCCGACCTGATCGCGGCGCAACTGCACGTTTTGGATAAGCAGGCCAAACTTCACGCACTTTCCGTGACCACCCCGGACGGCGGCCGTCGGGAGCTTGCCCTGGACCCGTCGCTTTCGGTGCTTGGCAACATGCAAAAGCTCTATCATTTGGCGGCAAAGGGCGAACGGGGGCTCACCGCCATCGCCAAGCGCCGGGGGGACTTGCAAGTCGCCAAAAAATACTTACAAGGTCGGGAACACGTCGCGGGCACGAAAACGCCCGCGCCCCCAACACCCGCCATCGTCTCGGGCATTGCGGCCAACGTCTACCGCACCTCCGACGGTTTCCTGGTTCTTCGCGGCAAAAACGCCAAGGCCGGCGAGCAGCTTCTGCGCAAGGCCAGCCCCTTCGACCTGTGGCTGCACGCGGCGGGCGGGCCCGGAGCCCATGTCATCCTGCGCCGGGACCATCCCGGCCGGGAGGTGCCCAGGCGAAGCCTGCTCGAAGCGGCGGGACTGGCGGCCCTGGCCAGTTTTGCCGGCAAGGCGGGCGCGGCCGACGTCATGCTGGCCAAGGTGGCCGACGTGCGGCGCGTCAGGGGCGCGGCCACGGGGCGCGTGACCGTGAACAATCTGTTGGAAACGTTGCGGGTCGCCCCGGACCCACACTTGGAAATATTGCGGGAACCGTCATGA
- the dksA gene encoding RNA polymerase-binding protein DksA: MDPKDVEFFRELLNGMLQDILKKGEETIEDMTDTVEVYADPADRATAESDRAFTLRLRDRERRLIKKVKEALERIDDGTYGECVECGEDISVARLKARPVTTLCIKCKSKQEADENLRGD; the protein is encoded by the coding sequence ATGGATCCCAAGGATGTCGAATTTTTCCGGGAACTTTTAAACGGCATGCTCCAGGATATCCTCAAGAAAGGCGAGGAGACCATCGAGGACATGACCGACACCGTGGAAGTCTACGCCGACCCGGCCGACCGGGCCACGGCCGAGTCCGACCGGGCTTTCACGTTGCGCCTGCGCGACCGCGAACGCCGGCTCATCAAGAAGGTCAAGGAAGCCCTTGAACGTATCGACGACGGCACCTATGGCGAATGCGTGGAGTGCGGCGAGGACATCAGCGTGGCCAGGCTCAAGGCCCGTCCCGTCACCACGCTTTGCATCAAGTGCAAAAGCAAGCAGGAAGCCGACGAGAACCTGCGCGGGGACTAA
- a CDS encoding GGDEF domain-containing protein yields MEQPCPESVCDVHNLCQHLNKMGCGRETAWLAVTLFVRDLVQHFSLFSDAGKQTMQQLVFDALARRDPSVEHLQHVVRRLEEHLTDNARTAALQEALESEKAAADSLAESVSDFLKDSLESEQERGRLLRHFGKDAMDTLGSGDDHAVMLPRLRTLVTEMLAHYREEAKTWERKAAALEQAMLVDPLLTPLHNRRALDEHLRQALDAADRDGRPLSVLMIDVDRFKTAVNDAYGHTVGDDVLRTLAKIVGGHAARHGWFAARYGGDELILVAPLDGEAASIQAEAIRLAVARYEFRPRIDGRLTEAAIHFTVSIGVAAYAPGMTARELVDAADRAMYRVKGTGRNNVARFASLGAG; encoded by the coding sequence ATGGAACAGCCCTGCCCGGAGTCCGTCTGTGATGTCCACAACCTCTGTCAGCACCTCAACAAGATGGGGTGCGGCAGGGAAACGGCATGGCTCGCGGTGACCCTTTTCGTGCGCGATCTGGTGCAGCATTTTTCCCTTTTTTCCGATGCCGGCAAGCAGACCATGCAACAGCTCGTCTTCGACGCGCTGGCCCGGCGCGACCCGTCCGTGGAGCATCTGCAGCACGTGGTGCGGCGCCTGGAAGAACACCTCACGGACAACGCCAGGACGGCGGCTTTGCAAGAGGCCCTGGAATCGGAAAAGGCCGCCGCCGACTCCCTGGCCGAGTCCGTCAGTGATTTTCTCAAGGATTCCCTGGAGTCGGAGCAGGAGCGCGGCCGGTTGTTGCGCCACTTCGGCAAGGACGCCATGGACACCCTCGGCAGCGGTGACGACCATGCGGTCATGCTGCCGAGGCTGCGCACCCTGGTGACGGAGATGCTCGCCCATTACCGGGAGGAGGCCAAGACCTGGGAACGCAAGGCTGCGGCCCTGGAACAGGCCATGCTGGTCGACCCGCTGCTCACGCCCCTGCACAACCGCCGTGCCCTGGACGAACACCTCCGCCAGGCCCTCGACGCCGCCGACAGGGACGGCCGTCCCCTGTCCGTGCTCATGATCGACGTCGACCGCTTCAAGACCGCTGTCAACGACGCCTACGGCCATACCGTGGGCGACGACGTGCTGCGCACCCTGGCCAAGATCGTCGGCGGCCATGCCGCCCGCCATGGCTGGTTCGCCGCCCGCTACGGCGGTGATGAGCTGATCCTGGTGGCCCCCCTGGACGGCGAGGCCGCCTCGATCCAGGCCGAAGCCATCCGGCTGGCCGTGGCCCGCTACGAGTTTCGGCCGCGCATCGACGGCCGGCTGACCGAGGCCGCCATCCACTTCACCGTCTCCATCGGCGTGGCCGCCTACGCGCCCGGCATGACCGCGCGGGAGCTTGTCGACGCGGCGGATCGGGCCATGTATCGGGTCAAGGGCACGGGCCGCAACAATGTGGCCCGGTTTGCCTCCCTCGGCGCGGGTTGA
- a CDS encoding GAF domain-containing protein, translating to MSEKECAYYRTLYEVAKGINSSLEPVTVLRAIVEQVARALDAKACSIRLLDKKGKTLLASTSYGLSKGYLRKGPVEVAKSKLDQETLAGNIVQIKDAGSDSRFQYPEAAKEEGIASVMALPLTVEGRAIGVLRLYCDKVREFEEGEVHFATAIANLSAIAIENARLHQALKTDYELLTAYDYTIHE from the coding sequence ATGAGCGAAAAGGAATGCGCCTATTATCGCACCCTGTATGAAGTGGCCAAAGGCATCAATTCGAGCCTGGAGCCCGTCACGGTGCTTCGGGCCATCGTGGAGCAGGTGGCCAGGGCCCTTGACGCCAAGGCCTGCTCCATCCGCCTTCTGGACAAGAAGGGGAAGACGCTTCTGGCCAGCACCTCGTATGGCTTGAGCAAGGGCTACCTGCGCAAGGGGCCGGTCGAAGTGGCCAAAAGCAAGCTGGACCAGGAAACCCTGGCCGGCAATATCGTCCAGATCAAGGACGCCGGTTCCGATTCCCGCTTCCAGTATCCCGAGGCCGCCAAGGAAGAGGGCATCGCCTCGGTCATGGCCCTGCCGCTGACCGTCGAGGGACGCGCGATAGGCGTGCTTCGCCTCTATTGCGACAAGGTTCGGGAGTTCGAGGAAGGCGAGGTCCACTTCGCCACGGCCATCGCCAACCTAAGCGCCATCGCCATCGAGAACGCCCGGCTGCATCAGGCGCTCAAGACCGATTACGAACTGCTCACGGCCTACGATTACACCATCCACGAGTAG
- the gap gene encoding type I glyceraldehyde-3-phosphate dehydrogenase, with product MNKLRIAINGFGRIGRQVLKAMIEHHAEAMEVVAINDLFDVETNAHLLSYDTNYGKLPVAASVEGDIMVVGDWRIRNYAERDPHGLPWDELGIDVVIESTGIFRTGPKCQAHIEAGAKKVIITAPAKEEDLTVVLGVNQDKYDPAAHHILSNASCTTNCLAPVAKVIHDSFGIVKGVMTTIHSYTNDQRILDQPHKDLRRARAAACNMIPTSTGAAQAVALVIPDLKGKFSGLSVRVPTPTVSLVDFVVQVEKATSTEEVRAKLKEAAAGPLKGIMGVSEKPLVSMDFKGDPRSSIVDAEYTTVQGGDMVKILSWYDNEWGYSCRVADLVAFMAAKGL from the coding sequence ATGAATAAATTGCGCATAGCCATCAACGGCTTCGGCCGCATCGGCCGGCAGGTGCTCAAGGCCATGATCGAGCACCACGCCGAGGCCATGGAAGTCGTGGCGATAAACGATCTTTTCGACGTCGAAACCAACGCCCATCTGCTCAGCTACGACACCAACTACGGCAAGCTGCCCGTGGCCGCCTCGGTCGAGGGCGACATCATGGTCGTCGGCGACTGGCGCATCCGCAACTATGCCGAACGCGACCCCCACGGGTTGCCCTGGGACGAGCTTGGCATCGACGTGGTCATCGAATCCACGGGAATTTTCCGCACCGGCCCCAAATGCCAGGCCCACATCGAAGCCGGCGCGAAAAAAGTCATCATCACCGCCCCGGCCAAGGAAGAGGACCTGACCGTGGTGCTCGGTGTCAACCAGGACAAGTACGACCCGGCCGCCCACCACATCCTGTCCAACGCCTCGTGCACCACCAACTGCCTGGCGCCGGTGGCCAAGGTCATCCATGACAGCTTCGGCATCGTCAAGGGCGTCATGACCACCATCCACTCCTACACCAACGACCAGCGCATCCTGGACCAGCCGCACAAGGACCTGCGCCGGGCCCGGGCCGCCGCCTGCAACATGATCCCCACCTCCACCGGCGCGGCTCAGGCCGTGGCGCTGGTGATTCCGGACCTCAAGGGCAAGTTTTCGGGCCTGTCCGTGCGCGTGCCCACCCCGACCGTGTCCCTGGTCGACTTCGTGGTCCAGGTGGAAAAAGCCACCTCCACCGAGGAGGTCCGGGCCAAGCTGAAGGAAGCCGCCGCCGGGCCGCTTAAGGGCATCATGGGCGTTTCCGAAAAGCCTCTCGTGTCCATGGATTTCAAGGGCGATCCCCGGTCGAGCATCGTGGACGCCGAGTACACCACCGTCCAGGGCGGCGACATGGTCAAGATCCTGTCCTGGTACGACAACGAATGGGGCTATTCCTGCCGGGTGGCCGACCTGGTCGCCTTCATGGCCGCCAAGGGCCTGTAG